The Aliiroseovarius sediminilitoris region GCTGCGACCCGGCGCGATATCACTGTGCTGATGGCTCTCGGGCTTTGCAAGCCGGTGTTTCCCGGGCCCGCAGATTCGCGCCACTCTCACGGCTGCCGGTGTGGAAATTCCACGATGGCGCGAGGGCACAAACCGCCGATGGCACCCTGACCGGTCGCCCGCCGGGCGAAATCCGGGCACTGGGCCCTTCGGCTGTTGCCGGGCGGCGTGGTGAACCGGCGACCGCCTGCCACCCACGGCAACAAAATCGGTAATGGTCCGCGCGACCGGACGTCCTTGTTGAGAGACAGGGCAGCTTGAGACCCGAGGCAGTGGCCCGCAAGTCAAAGAAAGACCAGAGATGATCACCCTAAGAGATCGTTCGGTCGCGCCAATGCGCCGCGTCCAGCGCGCAGGCGATACCGCGCAGCTGATGCCCCATTCCCGGCGCGCTTCTCACCGATGCGAAGAGCGTCGCGGCGGTGGCCGGTGCCGGACCGACCGTTGACCACGGGCACAAGACAAACAACGGCGGCGCGCAAGCCCGCCCACGGAAAAGGATAATGGAATGACGCGTCAAACAACATATCTGGCCGCTTCGGCGGCGATCTTTTCCGGGCTTCTGGTGGCGGCCTGGGTTACACATGGGACCGGTATCGTAAGGGATGATCCCGAGCGCAACATCGTGATCCCCGGCGAGTTGGACAGCACCTTGCAGGTCAAGGTCGCCTATGACGGCGAGACGATCTGGTTCCGTTACCGCTGGCCGGTCGAACGGCCTGCGATCTTCAATGACGTTCTGGTCTATCAGGATGGCAAGTGGGAAGCCCGCGGCGGCGAGTCGCTGGGCCCCAACCCCCAGTTCCTGACCGAGGACCGGGTGGCGATGATGATCGACGACGGCTCTGTGCCGCTGTTTTCGCGCTACGGTGGCTACATCACGATCGGCGACGGGCTGACCACCTTCACCGGCACGCCCGAGACCGACGAGGAGCGGACGAAATATCTGCCCTCGACGCGGACCGATCCAAACGATTTCGACACCGTCAGGCCCGAGAGCGATCTGGAAAAGCTGCGCGCGGCGGGTCAGTTCATCGACCTCTGGCAATGGCGATCAAGCCGGTCAAACCCGATCGGGTTGGGTGATGACGGGCTGATTGCCGAGGCCCGCGAGGGCGACACCGGCACCGGCCCCTATTCAACCAATTTCGACAAGGCCACCGGCCAGCCGAAGTATATGTTCGCCCCCGATGTCGCGGGCTATCGCGCACTGGCTTTCGACGATGTCGTTTCCGGAGAGGTAGGTTTCAACGACACCTACTATCTCACTGCGCAGACCGCCGTGCCGTTCGACCCTGATTTTGCATGGAAGAACGGCGACACGATACCGCGTCGTTTCCTTCAACCGGAATCGGGTTCGCGTGGGGACGTCGTGCAACCGGCGGTGGCACGCTGGCGCAACGGGTTTTGGGATGTGACGTTGCAGCGCAAGATGGACACGGGCAACCCGCTCGACGACAAGATATTCCGCGACGGTGGCAGCTATGACGTGGCGTTCGCGGTATTCCGCAACGCCTCGACCATGCGCTGGCACTATATCTCTCTGCCGGTGTCGCTGGGACTGGGCGAACCCGCGCAAATTCAGGCCAAACGCTCTGAACCAGGCCAGCCGGACTGGACCGGCCCCTGGACCGAGGTCGAGGTCTACTATCCCGGCCAAGTCACCTGGGGACGGTTGACTGACCCGCGCCAGCACCCCGGTGCAGACCGGGTCGCGGCACGCGTTCCTGCGGCCTACCAGCACAGCGAACGCCAGCTCGCGCTCTACGGGGTTGAAATGGAATTTGCCGATGAGATCCGCCGCCAATGGCTCTGGACCCTCGCAATGAGCCTGTCGCTGATCGTGGCCTTCGGCGTCGGCATGGTGCTGCTGTTCCGCCGTCCGGAGGACAGGGCATGAGCACATATTCCAAAACACGTCACAGCACACGCGAACACGGGGAACCGAACATGAAACATGCAATTCAATATCGACCGGCCATCCAGATCGGTCTTGTCGCATCTGCGCTGCTGGCCCTCGGTGCTGGCGCAGCATTCGCCCATGGCGGTGGCGGCGGCGTCGAAATGGAGCTTGAAGGCGCGCCATCCTTCTCGATCCCTCCGGTCTACCACATTCTGGTGGTGCACTTCCCGATCGCGCTCTGGCTGACGGCGGCGCTGTTCATTTTCTTCCGTGTATTCTCGGATTCCCAGCTTGCGGTCCGGCTGCAAAAGTCGGTCTGGCCGCTGATCCTGCTGGGTTCGTTTGCCGGATTGGTGGCCTATGGGCTGGGGCTGTCGATCTACCCTTGGTCGGCAATTACCCAGTCGCCGCTGGGTCGCAACCACATTATGCTGGCGACCTGGACACTCAGCTACTGGACCGTGTTGGGCGTGCTTGGTTACCGCTATCGGCGCCACCTGTTCGAGGGCGCGCAGCGCTGGGTGACATTCGTGCTGACGCTGATTGGCGCGACGGTCGTGACCATTACCGGCACGCTGGGCGGATCGCTCAACGGTACGCCGTCGCTTGTGACCAAGACCCTCGGCAAAGTGGGCTGGGAGGTTTACATGACCTTTTACCTGCCGACCTGGATGCTCTGGGCCTTTGGTCTGGGGGCGGTGGCGATTGTCACGCTCGGGGTCCTGGGACGGCGCTCGCGTGCCTGACGGCTGCGCTGACCGCCGGTGCGTCCGCCGCCCCGGCGAACCCAGACGACTTGGAACTCTATGACTGGTGGGTCTATCTCAGGCCCGCCAGCTTGCGCGTGTTAGATCATCCCTCCGCGGTCACGGCGCACCTCTGGGGCCAGTCCCGCTGCCTGTCGGATGCCGCAGCACCGGGGTGCAGGCCGGAGCGGTCGCTTGTGTCCGCGCCCAACCGGACCAGGTGGCACGAGCGGCGCGTCTTTGGCGGACCCTATCAGCTGGTTGTGGCCGAACGCCCGATCTGATGCCGGAATGGCAGAATACTGGTCATGCAGCCTGTAATGGAATGCGTCCGGCAACGTCTTCTATTTGAGCGCCACAGAGAAACTCTCGGGCGTGAAACTGGAAGGAGGCACTGGAAATGACCCTGATCCTTATCGCCCTGGCCCTTGCGACTCCCGCCCTTTGGGCTGTTGTCCAGGCGCAATCCCGGGCCGTTCCGGCCCCACTGCCGATACGATCCGTTCCGGACCGCCAGAAGCCCATGAATTTGGCTTTCTGAACCCGGATCACTCACACAAACACAGAACAGGAGAACCATCACAATGAAAACGACACGCATCATCTCACTCGCAGCTGCCGGATTCTTGGCCGTGACCGGTGCGGCCCTAGCTCACGAGATGGATACCGATCAGGACGGGCTCTACACGCTGACCGAAATGCAAACCGAGTATGCCGAACTGACACAGAGCGACTACGACGCGCTTGACACCAACGCCGATGGCGCGATCGATGCCGACGAACTGGAAGCGGCAATCGCAAGTGGTGCATTGCCCGCGATGGAATAACGTCTGAACCACGGCGGGTCCGAGGGCGCGCCGTGGTTCGACACGCCCAAAAACCCAGGCAGAAGAATCTGGCCTATGAGGCAGATGTCGATGCAAGACCATCCCAAACGGCCATTGTGCCTGACCGGTCGCGCCTGAGCAGATCACGCGGGAAAGTTATAGATGAACACCAAAATGGCTTTCACGATCGTCGGGGCAGGGCCTGCGGGCCTTGCTTGCGCGATCGTGCTCGCGCGTGGCGGTGCCAAGGTCGTGGTGCGTGAATGGAAGGACCGCGTCGGCCACCGCTTTCACGACGATTTTCAGGGCCTGGAAAACTGGTCCCGCGAGTCGGATGCGCTGGAGGACCTGGTGGCGGCCGGTATCGCCGCCGATTTCGAGCACCATCCCTTTGATCGGGGTATCGTCTTCGACCCCGCAGGGCGACAACACCGGGTGCGGGGGCGGCGAGCGCTGTTCTATCTTGTCCGCCGTGGCCCAGGCGAGGGAACGCTCGACAGCGCGCTTCTGGCCCAGGCCCGCGCCGCCGGAGTCGAGCTGCGTTTCGGCGATCGG contains the following coding sequences:
- a CDS encoding ethylbenzene dehydrogenase-related protein, which translates into the protein MTRQTTYLAASAAIFSGLLVAAWVTHGTGIVRDDPERNIVIPGELDSTLQVKVAYDGETIWFRYRWPVERPAIFNDVLVYQDGKWEARGGESLGPNPQFLTEDRVAMMIDDGSVPLFSRYGGYITIGDGLTTFTGTPETDEERTKYLPSTRTDPNDFDTVRPESDLEKLRAAGQFIDLWQWRSSRSNPIGLGDDGLIAEAREGDTGTGPYSTNFDKATGQPKYMFAPDVAGYRALAFDDVVSGEVGFNDTYYLTAQTAVPFDPDFAWKNGDTIPRRFLQPESGSRGDVVQPAVARWRNGFWDVTLQRKMDTGNPLDDKIFRDGGSYDVAFAVFRNASTMRWHYISLPVSLGLGEPAQIQAKRSEPGQPDWTGPWTEVEVYYPGQVTWGRLTDPRQHPGADRVAARVPAAYQHSERQLALYGVEMEFADEIRRQWLWTLAMSLSLIVAFGVGMVLLFRRPEDRA
- a CDS encoding DUF2231 domain-containing protein; translation: MKHAIQYRPAIQIGLVASALLALGAGAAFAHGGGGGVEMELEGAPSFSIPPVYHILVVHFPIALWLTAALFIFFRVFSDSQLAVRLQKSVWPLILLGSFAGLVAYGLGLSIYPWSAITQSPLGRNHIMLATWTLSYWTVLGVLGYRYRRHLFEGAQRWVTFVLTLIGATVVTITGTLGGSLNGTPSLVTKTLGKVGWEVYMTFYLPTWMLWAFGLGAVAIVTLGVLGRRSRA
- a CDS encoding EF-hand domain-containing protein; this translates as MKTTRIISLAAAGFLAVTGAALAHEMDTDQDGLYTLTEMQTEYAELTQSDYDALDTNADGAIDADELEAAIASGALPAME